A genomic stretch from Candidatus Latescibacterota bacterium includes:
- the feoB gene encoding ferrous iron transport protein B — protein sequence MAGIPSELLRNRELTVALAGNPNSGKTSLFNRLTGGHQHVGNYPGVTVEKKWGRLRGVGGPMNVVDLPGTYSLNARSDEERVARRFLLDERPDVVVDVVDSSNLERNLHLAVQLMELEVNLALVLNMSDVAHSQGQRLDLTRLGELTGAVVAETVGHRGGGIDALKQRLRDAAARPARSPRVDYGDDLEREIELLQDWVSGLDDLRFPLRYAAIKLLEGDMEVLAAVEARVPDRDALREHLNGVNERLQRKYKDTAAVLIADRRYGFAAGLAREVTRRPARVDRVTESERIDAVLTHRLLGLPIFLFFMYGLFWLTFTLGAPLMDGIDAAFGWLSGVVSGAWPVGHGGWLRSLLVDGVIGGVGGVLVFLPNIVLLFLGISLLEDTGYMARAAFIMDRVMHRFGLHGKSFIPMLIGFGCTVPAIMATRALPSRRDRLVTMMILPFISCGARLPIYLLLIPAFFPRAWHTPVLFGLYLLGLLLGLVVARILSRSVLAGLATPFVMELPPYRRPTTRSIGIHVWQRAWMYLRKAGTIILGISVLLWFLMSFPRPASFRVDTSGAAASMGQSELAAARAAEALEYSLAGRIGRAIQPVMAPLGFDWRINTAFLGAFAAKEVFVAQLGIIFSMGEVDESSAGLRQALTRHYSPLQGLSILVFALLATPCMATFAISRRESGRWAFAAAQWLGLTGMAYLLSLIIFQLGSRLLS from the coding sequence ATGGCGGGCATCCCCAGCGAACTCCTGCGCAATCGCGAGCTGACGGTGGCCCTGGCGGGCAACCCCAACTCGGGCAAGACCAGCCTCTTCAACCGCCTCACCGGCGGCCACCAGCACGTGGGCAACTACCCCGGCGTGACGGTGGAGAAGAAGTGGGGGCGTCTGCGCGGCGTGGGCGGGCCGATGAACGTCGTGGACCTGCCCGGCACCTACAGCCTCAACGCCCGCAGCGACGAGGAGCGCGTCGCCCGCCGCTTCCTGCTCGACGAACGCCCGGACGTGGTGGTGGACGTCGTCGACAGCTCCAATCTCGAGCGCAACCTCCACCTGGCCGTGCAGCTCATGGAGCTGGAGGTCAACTTGGCGCTCGTGCTGAACATGTCCGACGTGGCCCACTCCCAGGGCCAGCGCCTGGACCTGACCCGCCTCGGCGAACTCACCGGGGCCGTGGTGGCCGAGACGGTGGGGCACCGGGGCGGGGGCATCGACGCGCTGAAGCAAAGGCTGCGGGACGCCGCGGCCCGCCCCGCGCGCTCGCCCCGCGTGGACTACGGCGACGACCTGGAGCGCGAGATCGAGCTGCTGCAGGACTGGGTGTCCGGGCTGGACGACCTGCGCTTCCCCCTGCGCTACGCGGCGATCAAGCTGCTGGAAGGCGACATGGAAGTGCTCGCCGCCGTGGAGGCGCGCGTCCCCGACCGCGACGCCCTGCGCGAGCACCTGAACGGCGTGAACGAGCGCCTGCAGCGGAAGTACAAGGACACGGCCGCGGTGCTCATCGCCGACCGGCGCTACGGCTTCGCGGCCGGCCTCGCGCGCGAGGTCACCCGGCGCCCGGCGCGCGTGGACCGCGTGACCGAGAGCGAGCGCATCGACGCCGTTCTCACCCATCGCCTGCTGGGCCTGCCCATCTTCCTGTTCTTCATGTACGGCCTCTTCTGGCTCACCTTCACCCTGGGCGCGCCGCTGATGGACGGGATCGACGCGGCCTTCGGCTGGCTCTCCGGCGTCGTCAGCGGCGCCTGGCCGGTCGGCCACGGCGGCTGGCTGCGGAGCCTGCTGGTGGACGGGGTGATCGGCGGCGTGGGCGGCGTGCTCGTCTTCCTGCCGAACATCGTGCTGCTCTTCCTCGGCATCAGCCTGCTCGAGGACACGGGCTACATGGCGCGGGCCGCCTTCATCATGGACCGGGTGATGCACCGCTTCGGCCTGCACGGGAAGAGCTTCATCCCCATGCTCATCGGCTTCGGATGCACGGTGCCGGCCATCATGGCCACGCGGGCGCTGCCCAGCCGGCGCGACCGTCTCGTGACCATGATGATCCTGCCTTTCATCTCCTGCGGCGCGCGTCTGCCCATCTACCTGCTGCTCATTCCCGCGTTCTTCCCGCGGGCCTGGCACACGCCGGTGCTCTTCGGGCTCTACCTGCTCGGCCTGCTGCTGGGGCTCGTGGTGGCGCGGATCCTCAGCCGCAGCGTGCTGGCGGGGCTGGCGACGCCCTTCGTCATGGAGCTGCCGCCCTACCGGCGGCCGACGACGCGCAGCATCGGCATCCACGTCTGGCAGCGCGCGTGGATGTACCTGCGCAAGGCGGGGACGATCATCCTCGGCATCTCGGTGCTGCTCTGGTTCCTGATGAGCTTTCCCCGGCCGGCGAGCTTCCGGGTGGACACGAGCGGGGCGGCGGCCTCGATGGGGCAGAGCGAACTCGCCGCGGCGCGCGCGGCGGAGGCGCTGGAGTACTCCCTGGCCGGGCGCATCGGCCGCGCGATCCAGCCGGTGATGGCCCCGCTGGGCTTCGACTGGCGCATCAACACGGCCTTCCTCGGCGCCTTCGCGGCGAAGGAGGTCTTCGTCGCGCAGCTCGGGATCATCTTCTCCATGGGCGAGGTGGACGAGAGCTCGGCGGGACTTCGCCAGGCGCTCACGCGCCACTACAGCCCGCTGCAGGGGCTGTCCATCCTCGTCTTCGCGCTGCTGGCCACGCCCTGCATGGCCACCTTCGCGATCTCCCGGCGGGAGTCGGGGCGCTGGGCCTTCGCCGCCGCGCAGTGGCTGGGCCTGACGGGGATGGCCTACCTCTTGTCGCTCATCATCTTCCAGCTGGGTTCGCGGCTGCTCTCCTAG
- a CDS encoding DtxR family transcriptional regulator, giving the protein MAHIGDLGESLEDYLEIILQLVQEKGEARAKDIARAKGVRMASVTGALRRLAAEGLIDYRARETATLTESGHELANRVLQRHEFITRFFTEILGVSRETAGRDACSIEHVISLETLDRLAGFVEFLHGCPRAGDGLVQRFKDCYDAGRRELNGQGGVPLSCRSGACLEGFGPDAVGLFSRDAEVTTLDRLQPGQRGRVVNVRAATEIRQRLLDLGLLPGVEVALHRVAPLGDPIDIKLKGFHLSLRKAEAATIGVERV; this is encoded by the coding sequence ATGGCCCACATTGGCGACCTCGGCGAAAGCCTCGAAGACTACCTCGAGATCATCCTGCAGCTCGTGCAGGAAAAGGGCGAGGCGCGGGCCAAGGACATCGCCCGGGCCAAGGGCGTGCGCATGGCCAGCGTCACCGGCGCGCTGCGGCGCCTGGCCGCCGAGGGGCTCATCGACTACCGCGCGCGGGAGACGGCCACGCTCACCGAGTCCGGCCACGAGCTGGCCAATCGGGTGCTGCAGCGGCACGAGTTCATCACGCGCTTCTTCACGGAGATCCTGGGCGTGAGCCGCGAGACGGCGGGTCGCGACGCCTGCTCGATCGAGCACGTCATCAGCCTGGAGACGCTGGATCGGCTGGCGGGCTTCGTGGAGTTCCTGCACGGCTGTCCGCGCGCGGGCGACGGGCTCGTGCAGCGCTTCAAGGACTGTTACGACGCGGGCCGCCGTGAGCTGAACGGGCAGGGGGGCGTGCCGCTGTCCTGCCGAAGCGGCGCCTGCCTGGAGGGCTTCGGCCCGGATGCCGTCGGCCTCTTCAGCCGCGACGCCGAGGTGACCACGCTCGACCGTCTGCAGCCCGGCCAGCGCGGCCGGGTGGTGAACGTCCGCGCGGCCACGGAAATCCGGCAGCGCCTGCTGGACCTGGGCCTGCTGCCCGGCGTGGAGGTCGCGCTGCACCGCGTGGCGCCGCTGGGCGATCCCATCGACATCAAGCTGAAGGGCTTTCACCTGTCGCTGCGCAAGGCAGAGGCGGCGACCATCGGCGTGGAGCGGGTCTGA